Proteins from a genomic interval of Aquabacterium sp. J223:
- the glgX gene encoding glycogen debranching protein GlgX codes for MRSRDVPISTVWPGRPYPLGATWDGEGVNFAIFSEHAERIDLALYDAAGRRETKRITLRERTDHVWHCYLPEARPGQAYGYYAHGPYKPEEGHRFNPHKLLVDPYARDFVGRLRWNDALYGYTVGHKRADLTLDRRDSAAYMPKCRVLESAFSWGEDRRPDIPWADMVVYELHVRGFTMRHPEVPEPLRGTYAAMASAPVIGYLKKLGITTVELLPIHAFVNDRHLAEKGLQNYWGYNTLGFFAPEMRYTASEKVKEFKTMVRTLHSAGIEVILDVVYNHTCEGNQLGPTLSFRGLDNATYYMLGEDRRYYADYTGCGNTLNLENPRTLQLVMDSLRYWVEEMHVDGFRFDLASALAREGGVVSHWGGFFDVIRQDPVLNRVKLIAEPWDLGAGGYQVGNFPPGWAEWNDRYRDGMRAYWKGDGGLIGEFARRLTGSSDLYGRSGKKPHASVNFITAHDGFTLHDLVSYNGKHNQANGEDNRDGNDNNRSWNCGEEGPTENAEINALRERQKRNFLATLLLSQGVPMIVAGDEIGRTQGGNNNAYCQDNEVSWLDWNLTPERERLLHFTRTLIELRCEHPSFRRRDFFAGRPLVGSQLKDVLWLKPDGHEMSSQEWEHDYARCLGMYLAGAAIDEIGRHGRPIVDDDFLILFNAGADDIGFTIPTIDGERWTLRVDTREETGLPAPRELANGEVFPLGARSLALLQRPMVAPGLPG; via the coding sequence ATGAGAAGCCGGGACGTCCCGATCAGCACCGTCTGGCCCGGCCGGCCCTACCCGCTGGGCGCCACCTGGGACGGCGAGGGCGTCAACTTCGCCATCTTCTCGGAGCACGCGGAGCGCATCGACCTCGCGCTGTACGACGCTGCCGGGCGGCGCGAGACGAAGCGCATCACCCTGCGCGAGCGCACCGACCACGTCTGGCACTGCTACCTGCCCGAGGCCCGGCCCGGCCAGGCCTACGGCTACTACGCCCACGGGCCCTACAAGCCAGAGGAAGGGCACCGGTTCAACCCGCACAAGCTGCTGGTCGACCCGTACGCGCGCGACTTCGTCGGCCGCCTGCGCTGGAACGACGCGCTGTACGGCTACACCGTCGGCCACAAGCGCGCCGACCTGACGCTCGACCGCCGCGACAGCGCCGCCTACATGCCGAAGTGCCGGGTGCTGGAAAGCGCCTTCAGCTGGGGCGAGGACCGGCGGCCCGACATCCCGTGGGCCGACATGGTGGTCTACGAGCTGCACGTGCGCGGCTTCACCATGCGCCACCCGGAGGTGCCGGAGCCGCTGCGCGGCACCTACGCGGCCATGGCCTCGGCGCCCGTCATCGGCTACCTGAAGAAGCTGGGCATCACCACGGTGGAGCTGCTGCCCATCCACGCCTTCGTCAACGACCGCCACCTGGCCGAGAAGGGCCTGCAGAACTACTGGGGCTACAACACGCTCGGCTTCTTCGCGCCGGAGATGCGCTACACCGCCTCCGAGAAGGTCAAGGAGTTCAAGACCATGGTGCGCACGCTGCATTCGGCGGGCATCGAGGTCATCCTCGACGTGGTCTACAACCACACCTGCGAGGGCAACCAGCTCGGTCCCACGCTCAGCTTCCGCGGCCTGGACAACGCCACCTACTACATGCTCGGCGAGGACCGGCGCTACTACGCCGACTACACCGGCTGCGGCAACACGCTGAACCTGGAGAACCCGCGCACCCTGCAGCTGGTGATGGACTCGCTGCGCTACTGGGTCGAGGAGATGCACGTCGACGGCTTCCGCTTCGACCTGGCCTCGGCGCTGGCGCGCGAGGGCGGCGTGGTGTCGCACTGGGGCGGCTTCTTCGACGTCATCCGCCAGGACCCGGTGCTCAACCGGGTCAAGCTCATCGCCGAGCCGTGGGACCTGGGTGCCGGCGGCTACCAGGTGGGCAACTTCCCGCCCGGCTGGGCCGAATGGAACGACCGCTACCGCGACGGCATGCGCGCCTACTGGAAGGGCGACGGCGGCCTGATCGGCGAGTTCGCGCGCCGGCTCACCGGCTCGTCCGACCTCTACGGCCGCTCGGGCAAGAAGCCGCACGCGAGCGTCAACTTCATCACCGCGCACGACGGCTTCACCCTGCACGACCTCGTCAGCTACAACGGCAAGCACAACCAGGCCAACGGCGAGGACAACCGCGACGGCAACGACAACAACCGCAGCTGGAACTGCGGCGAGGAAGGTCCCACCGAGAACGCGGAGATCAACGCGCTGCGCGAACGGCAGAAGCGCAACTTCCTGGCCACGCTGCTGCTCAGCCAGGGCGTGCCAATGATCGTGGCCGGCGACGAGATCGGCCGCACGCAGGGCGGCAACAACAACGCCTATTGCCAGGACAACGAGGTCTCCTGGCTGGACTGGAACCTCACCCCCGAGCGCGAGCGGCTGCTGCACTTCACCCGCACGCTGATCGAGCTGCGCTGCGAGCACCCCAGCTTCCGCCGGCGCGACTTCTTCGCCGGCCGGCCGCTGGTCGGCAGCCAGCTGAAGGACGTGCTGTGGCTCAAGCCCGACGGCCACGAGATGAGCAGCCAGGAGTGGGAGCACGACTACGCGCGCTGCCTCGGCATGTACCTCGCGGGCGCCGCCATCGACGAGATCGGGCGGCACGGCCGGCCCATCGTCGACGACGACTTCCTCATCCTCTTCAACGCCGGCGCCGACGACATCGGCTTCACCATCCCGACCATCGACGGCGAGCGCTGGACGCTGCGCGTGGACACCCGCGAGGAGACCGGCCTGCCCGCCCCGCGGGAGCTGGCCAACGGCGAGGTGTTCCCGCTCGGCGCGCGTTCGCTGGCGCTGCTGCAGCGGCCGATGGTGGCGCCCGGCCTTCCCGGCTGA
- a CDS encoding mechanosensitive ion channel family protein: protein MAEVDVLLAPLRAFVLQLADFLPRLLLALVVLVIGFLVAKAARFAIEKGLRAINLHVVTRRSGMDEFMQRGGAGADTVSIFGVLVYWVVILAALIVAFNTLGLAYVTDLLTRVMLFVPKLVVALLILAFGTYFARFIGSAIASYGHGIGMRGADALGQLARYAVIAFVLMIAIDQMDIGWDIVRQSFLIILSGAVLAVALAFGLGGKDWAAARLEQWWPTGPGHPRKPE, encoded by the coding sequence ATGGCCGAAGTAGATGTCCTCCTCGCCCCCCTGCGCGCCTTCGTGCTGCAGCTCGCCGACTTCCTGCCCCGGCTGCTGCTGGCGCTGGTGGTGCTGGTCATCGGCTTCCTCGTCGCCAAGGCGGCCCGCTTCGCCATCGAGAAGGGCCTGCGCGCCATCAACCTGCACGTCGTCACCCGCCGCTCCGGCATGGACGAGTTCATGCAGCGCGGCGGCGCCGGGGCCGACACGGTCAGCATCTTCGGCGTGCTGGTGTACTGGGTGGTGATCCTGGCGGCGCTGATCGTGGCCTTCAACACGCTCGGCCTGGCCTACGTCACCGACCTGCTGACGCGGGTGATGCTGTTCGTGCCCAAGCTGGTGGTGGCGCTGCTCATCCTCGCCTTCGGCACCTACTTCGCGCGCTTCATCGGCTCGGCCATCGCCAGCTACGGGCACGGCATCGGCATGCGCGGCGCCGATGCGCTGGGGCAGCTGGCCCGCTACGCCGTCATCGCCTTCGTGCTGATGATCGCCATCGACCAGATGGACATCGGCTGGGACATCGTGCGCCAGTCCTTCCTCATCATCCTGTCCGGTGCCGTGCTGGCCGTGGCGCTGGCCTTCGGCCTCGGCGGCAAGGACTGGGCGGCGGCGCGCCTGGAGCAGTGGTGGCCCACCGGTCCAGGCCACCCGCGGAAGCCGGAATGA
- the treS gene encoding maltose alpha-D-glucosyltransferase encodes MNAPDPTPTLADADAGATTPVTDAALWYQDAVIYQLNVKAFFDSNDDGVGDFNGVTAKLDYVKDLGVNTLWLMPFYPSPLRDDGYDISEYENVHPQYGTLDDFKRMLDAAHARDLKVITELVINHTSDQHPWFQRARNAPPGSPERDFYVWSDSDAKYAGTRIIFTDTEKSNWTWDPVAKAYFWHRFFSHQPDLNFDNPLVLEAVFKVMRFWMDLGVDGFRLDAIPYLIEREGTNNENLPETHAILKQLRAAIDANYQNRFLLAEANQWPEDVREYFGDGDECHACYHFPLMPRMYMAIAQEDRFPVTEIMAQTPEIPPGCQWAIFLRNHDELTLEMVTSKERDYMYSTYAADPRARINLGIRRRLAPLLDNDNDRIKLMNSLLMSMPGSPIVYYGDELGMGDNVFIGDRNGVRTPMQWSPDRNAGFSRADPQRLYLPPIMDAIYGFQAVNVESQLRDPSSLLHWMRRLLTVRTSSQAFGRGSLSFLKPGNRKVLAYLRTFRDDVILCVANLARTAQPVELDLAAWKGRVPVEMMGNTPFPPIGELPYLLTLPAHGFYWFRLSADAPVPGWHAEVLPAEERPVLVLFDEWFSLFREEVVPWRIGLAVRTREQFETAILPSWIETQRWYAAKGSAIARARLEDSALWERDGHTWLMPLVGVEPKGGAAAGEEPATYFLPLSLAWEERDEARARALAPHAVARTRQQAQVGVMGDAMADEAFLRELLRAMSMGQQVKTANGGRLNFLATPAFQRLVGDRLDTLPIGRPQAQSSNTVVSVDETLLLKAYRRIRRGLNPEVEIGRFLSEQAKFEAAVPMAGLVEHVDATGEVATLFTVQAYVANQGDGWGYTVAYLERYLAGRMSSTEPEPDDVHGAYLELVRTLGRRTGEMHVALAGRHGLPAFDPEPLGPADTAALQREVEASLQATLALLQSRIGHLGGDALAMAERLQAGSADLQARLRTLAGGAGGLKTRVHGDYHLGQVLVTKNDFMIIDFEGEPGRTLAERRAKQSPLRDVAGMLRSFGYAAQAGLQAATANGEDPSALAPLALTWERQARAAFLDGYGRAVSGHGLVDDLQPGQGLLGLLELDKALYELRYELNNRPDWVGIPLRGLLGLLGEGGGS; translated from the coding sequence ATGAACGCTCCCGACCCCACCCCGACACTGGCCGATGCCGATGCGGGCGCGACGACGCCGGTGACCGATGCCGCCCTGTGGTACCAGGACGCGGTCATCTACCAGCTCAACGTCAAGGCCTTCTTCGATTCCAACGACGACGGGGTGGGCGACTTCAACGGCGTCACCGCCAAGCTCGACTACGTCAAGGACCTGGGCGTCAACACCCTCTGGCTGATGCCGTTCTACCCGTCGCCGCTGCGCGACGACGGCTACGACATCAGCGAGTACGAGAACGTCCACCCGCAGTACGGCACGCTGGACGACTTCAAGCGCATGCTGGACGCGGCGCATGCGCGCGACCTCAAGGTGATCACCGAGCTGGTGATCAACCACACCTCGGACCAGCACCCCTGGTTCCAGCGCGCGCGCAACGCCCCGCCGGGCAGCCCCGAACGCGACTTCTACGTCTGGAGCGACAGCGATGCCAAGTACGCCGGCACCCGCATCATCTTCACGGACACCGAGAAGTCCAACTGGACCTGGGACCCGGTGGCCAAGGCCTACTTCTGGCACCGCTTCTTCAGCCACCAGCCGGACCTGAACTTCGACAACCCGCTGGTGCTGGAGGCGGTGTTCAAGGTCATGCGGTTCTGGATGGACCTGGGGGTGGACGGTTTCCGGCTGGACGCCATTCCCTACCTGATCGAGCGCGAGGGCACCAACAACGAGAACCTGCCCGAGACGCACGCCATCCTCAAGCAGCTGCGCGCCGCCATCGACGCCAACTACCAGAACCGCTTCCTGCTGGCCGAGGCGAACCAGTGGCCGGAGGACGTGCGCGAGTACTTCGGCGACGGCGACGAGTGCCACGCCTGCTACCACTTCCCGCTGATGCCGCGCATGTACATGGCCATCGCGCAGGAGGACCGCTTCCCCGTCACCGAGATCATGGCGCAGACGCCGGAGATCCCGCCGGGCTGCCAGTGGGCCATCTTCCTGCGCAACCACGACGAGCTGACGCTGGAGATGGTGACCAGCAAGGAGCGCGACTACATGTACAGCACGTACGCGGCCGACCCGCGTGCGCGCATCAACCTCGGCATCCGCCGCCGCCTGGCGCCGCTGCTGGACAACGACAACGACCGCATCAAGCTGATGAACAGCCTGTTGATGTCGATGCCGGGCAGCCCCATCGTCTACTACGGCGACGAGCTGGGCATGGGCGACAACGTGTTCATCGGCGACCGCAACGGCGTGCGCACGCCGATGCAGTGGAGCCCCGACCGCAACGCCGGCTTCAGCCGCGCCGACCCGCAGCGGCTGTACCTGCCGCCCATCATGGACGCCATCTACGGCTTCCAGGCGGTGAACGTCGAGTCGCAGCTGCGCGACCCCAGCTCGCTGCTGCACTGGATGCGGCGGCTGCTCACCGTGCGCACCAGCAGCCAGGCCTTCGGCCGCGGGTCTCTGAGCTTCCTCAAGCCGGGCAACCGCAAGGTGCTGGCCTACCTGCGCACCTTCCGCGACGACGTGATCCTCTGCGTGGCCAACCTGGCGCGCACCGCGCAGCCGGTGGAGCTGGACCTGGCGGCCTGGAAGGGCCGGGTGCCGGTGGAGATGATGGGCAACACGCCCTTCCCGCCGATCGGCGAGCTGCCCTACCTGCTGACGCTGCCGGCGCACGGCTTCTACTGGTTCCGGCTGTCCGCCGACGCGCCGGTGCCGGGCTGGCACGCCGAGGTGCTGCCGGCCGAGGAGCGGCCGGTGCTGGTGCTGTTCGACGAGTGGTTCAGCCTGTTCCGCGAGGAGGTGGTGCCCTGGCGCATCGGCCTGGCGGTGCGCACGCGGGAGCAGTTCGAGACCGCCATCCTGCCGAGCTGGATCGAGACCCAGCGCTGGTACGCCGCCAAGGGCAGCGCCATCGCGCGCGCCCGGCTGGAGGACAGCGCGCTGTGGGAGCGCGACGGCCACACCTGGCTGATGCCCCTGGTCGGCGTCGAGCCGAAGGGCGGCGCCGCGGCGGGCGAGGAGCCGGCGACCTACTTCCTGCCGCTGTCCCTGGCCTGGGAGGAGCGCGACGAGGCCCGTGCCCGCGCGCTGGCGCCGCACGCGGTGGCCCGCACCCGCCAGCAGGCGCAGGTGGGGGTGATGGGCGACGCGATGGCCGACGAGGCCTTCCTGCGCGAGCTGCTGCGCGCCATGTCGATGGGCCAGCAGGTGAAGACCGCCAATGGCGGGCGGCTCAACTTCCTCGCCACGCCGGCCTTCCAGCGGCTGGTGGGCGACCGGCTGGACACGCTGCCCATCGGCCGCCCCCAGGCGCAGAGCAGCAACACCGTGGTCTCGGTGGACGAGACGCTGCTGCTCAAGGCCTACCGCCGCATCCGCCGCGGGTTGAACCCCGAGGTCGAGATCGGCCGCTTCCTGTCCGAGCAGGCGAAGTTCGAGGCCGCGGTGCCGATGGCCGGCCTGGTCGAGCACGTCGACGCCACCGGCGAGGTGGCCACGCTCTTCACCGTGCAGGCCTACGTGGCGAACCAGGGCGACGGCTGGGGCTACACCGTGGCCTACCTGGAGCGCTACCTGGCCGGCCGCATGTCGAGCACCGAGCCGGAGCCGGACGACGTGCACGGCGCCTACCTCGAACTGGTGCGCACGCTCGGCCGGCGCACGGGCGAGATGCACGTGGCGCTGGCCGGCCGCCACGGCCTGCCGGCCTTCGACCCCGAACCGCTCGGCCCCGCCGACACCGCGGCGCTGCAGCGCGAGGTGGAGGCGTCGCTGCAGGCCACGCTGGCGCTGCTGCAGTCGCGCATCGGCCACCTGGGCGGCGACGCGCTGGCGATGGCCGAGCGGCTGCAGGCCGGGTCCGCCGACCTGCAGGCGCGCCTGCGCACGCTGGCCGGCGGCGCCGGCGGCCTGAAGACCCGGGTGCACGGCGACTACCACCTGGGCCAGGTGCTGGTGACGAAGAACGACTTCATGATCATCGACTTCGAGGGCGAGCCGGGCCGCACGCTGGCCGAGCGCCGCGCCAAGCAGTCGCCGCTGCGCGACGTGGCGGGCATGCTGCGCTCCTTCGGCTACGCCGCGCAGGCCGGCCTGCAGGCGGCCACCGCCAACGGCGAGGACCCGTCCGCGCTGGCACCGCTGGCGCTGACCTGGGAGCGGCAGGCGCGGGCCGCCTTCCTCGACGGCTACGGCCGCGCGGTGTCGGGCCACGGGCTCGTCGACGACCTGCAGCCCGGCCAGGGGCTGCTCGGCCTGCTGGAGCTCGACAAGGCGCTGTACGAGCTGCGCTACGAGCTCAACAACCGGCCGGACTGGGTGGGCATTCCGCTGCGCGGGTTGTTGGGGTTGTTGGGTGAGGGGGGTGGTTCGTGA
- a CDS encoding alpha-1,4-glucan--maltose-1-phosphate maltosyltransferase, giving the protein MAKTPREKTNPAAPAVEPSKPKAGRAKVAQAAQAVTAAAAGKPARKAARAKGAPAEVMAAAIGAELSPAELAASLTPGDGDRVVPPGPAADAASPVAAAPAASPGEPPSPAMAAVAAALTAPAAAVPPTPAAPTEGLRAGTAARAWPGEGRVRAVIDALKPSVDGGRFDAKCVAGEPTDIEVHAFTDGHDRLRVVMHWRAEDEDTAREVEMALDVNDQWHARFLPPRPGRYLVGAVAWVDGFQSWRHELRRRVDAADIRIAAQVGAELLDGAARRAQEAGAGDDAAQLKGWAQRLRDEAPAAEPEVLKALALDDGLAVLADRHPDRRFATVFPERPLWADRARARFSTWYELFPRSASPDPGRHGTFADVEARLPYVAEMGFDVLYLPPIHPIGRDKRKGRNNTLTPEEGDLGSPWAIGAAEGGHKAIHPELGTAEDFRRLVARARELGIELALDIALQCAPDHPYVKEHPQWFRWRPDGTVQYAENPPKKYQDIYPFNFECDDWPALWRELKSIFDHWIGEGVSVFRVDNPHTKSFAFWEWCIAEVRREHPEVIFLAEAFTRPKVMHRLAKLGYSQSYTYFTWRHTKEELTDYFTELSATDAYFYFRPNVWPNTPDILNEQLHGAGRPMFVQRLVLAATLCSSYGIYGPAYELMENRPVKPGSEEYLDSEKYQRRVWDLDRPDSLRWFIAHVNAIRQAHPTLQDNRRLRFMPTDNDQLIAYARRSADGGDTLLVVVNLDAHQAQAGVVDVNLDALDLKPDTDYVVHDLLDDQRYTWRNGRNFVMLDPHHCPAHVFRIERQGARSERDFDAFQG; this is encoded by the coding sequence ATGGCCAAGACACCCCGCGAGAAGACGAACCCGGCGGCGCCGGCGGTCGAACCGTCGAAGCCCAAGGCCGGCCGCGCCAAGGTCGCCCAGGCGGCGCAGGCGGTGACCGCAGCCGCCGCCGGCAAGCCGGCACGCAAGGCCGCCCGCGCCAAGGGCGCGCCCGCGGAAGTGATGGCCGCCGCCATCGGGGCCGAGCTGTCGCCGGCCGAGCTGGCCGCCAGCCTGACGCCGGGCGACGGCGATCGCGTCGTGCCGCCGGGACCGGCGGCGGACGCGGCGTCGCCGGTCGCCGCCGCGCCGGCCGCGTCGCCGGGCGAGCCGCCGTCGCCGGCCATGGCCGCGGTGGCGGCGGCGCTCACCGCGCCGGCGGCCGCCGTCCCGCCCACGCCGGCCGCGCCCACCGAGGGCCTGCGCGCCGGCACCGCCGCCCGCGCCTGGCCGGGCGAAGGCCGCGTGCGCGCGGTGATCGACGCGCTCAAGCCGTCGGTCGACGGCGGCCGCTTCGACGCCAAGTGCGTCGCCGGCGAGCCCACCGACATCGAGGTGCACGCCTTCACCGACGGCCACGACCGGCTGCGGGTGGTCATGCACTGGCGCGCCGAGGACGAGGACACGGCGCGCGAGGTGGAGATGGCGCTGGACGTCAACGACCAGTGGCATGCGCGCTTCCTGCCGCCGCGGCCCGGCCGCTACCTGGTCGGGGCGGTGGCCTGGGTCGACGGCTTCCAGTCGTGGCGCCACGAACTGCGGCGCCGGGTGGACGCGGCCGACATCCGCATCGCGGCGCAGGTCGGCGCCGAGCTGCTCGACGGCGCCGCGCGGCGCGCGCAGGAGGCCGGTGCCGGCGACGACGCGGCGCAGCTCAAGGGCTGGGCGCAGCGCCTGCGCGACGAGGCCCCGGCGGCCGAGCCGGAGGTGCTGAAGGCGCTGGCGCTGGACGACGGCCTGGCCGTCCTGGCCGACCGCCACCCGGACCGCCGGTTCGCCACCGTCTTCCCGGAGCGGCCGCTGTGGGCCGACCGGGCGCGGGCGCGCTTCTCGACCTGGTACGAACTGTTCCCGCGCTCGGCCTCGCCGGACCCCGGGCGCCACGGCACCTTCGCCGACGTCGAGGCGCGGCTGCCCTACGTGGCCGAGATGGGCTTCGACGTGCTGTACCTGCCGCCCATCCACCCCATCGGCCGCGACAAGCGCAAGGGCCGCAACAACACCCTCACCCCGGAAGAGGGCGACCTGGGCAGCCCCTGGGCCATCGGCGCCGCCGAGGGCGGCCACAAGGCCATCCATCCCGAGCTCGGCACGGCGGAGGACTTCCGGCGCCTGGTGGCGCGGGCCCGCGAACTGGGCATCGAGCTGGCGCTCGACATCGCGCTGCAGTGCGCGCCCGACCACCCGTACGTCAAGGAGCACCCGCAGTGGTTCCGCTGGCGGCCGGACGGCACGGTGCAGTACGCCGAGAACCCGCCCAAGAAGTACCAGGACATCTACCCGTTCAACTTCGAGTGCGACGACTGGCCGGCGCTGTGGCGCGAGCTGAAGAGCATCTTCGACCACTGGATCGGCGAGGGCGTGAGCGTCTTCCGCGTCGACAACCCGCACACCAAGAGCTTCGCCTTCTGGGAGTGGTGCATCGCCGAGGTCCGGCGCGAGCACCCAGAGGTCATCTTCCTGGCCGAGGCCTTCACCCGGCCGAAGGTGATGCACCGGCTGGCCAAGCTGGGCTACAGCCAGAGCTACACCTACTTCACCTGGCGCCACACCAAGGAAGAGCTGACCGACTACTTCACCGAGCTGAGCGCCACCGACGCCTACTTCTACTTCCGGCCCAACGTCTGGCCCAACACGCCGGACATCCTCAACGAGCAGCTGCACGGCGCCGGGCGACCGATGTTCGTGCAGCGGCTGGTGCTGGCCGCCACGCTGTGTTCCAGCTACGGCATCTACGGCCCGGCCTACGAGCTGATGGAGAACCGGCCGGTCAAGCCGGGCAGCGAGGAGTACCTGGACTCCGAGAAGTACCAGCGCCGGGTGTGGGACCTGGACCGGCCGGACTCGCTGCGCTGGTTCATCGCCCACGTCAACGCCATCCGCCAGGCCCACCCGACGCTGCAGGACAACCGCCGCCTGCGCTTCATGCCCACCGACAACGACCAGCTGATCGCCTACGCCCGGCGCAGCGCCGACGGCGGCGACACGCTGCTGGTGGTGGTCAACCTCGACGCGCACCAGGCGCAGGCCGGCGTGGTCGACGTCAACCTCGACGCGCTGGACCTCAAGCCCGACACCGACTACGTGGTGCACGACCTGCTGGACGACCAGCGCTACACCTGGCGCAACGGCCGCAACTTCGTGATGCTGGACCCGCACCACTGCCCGGCGCATGTGTTCCGCATCGAGCGCCAGGGCGCGCGCAGCGAGCGCGACTTCGATGCCTTCCAGGGGTGA
- the glgB gene encoding 1,4-alpha-glucan branching protein GlgB — protein sequence MNAGQRMFGELDRHLFREGTHARLYRHLGAHPVADGEGVDFAVWAPAASAVSVVGDWNGWNPQADPLTSAGDGSGIWHGRIGIARPGQVYKYRIVGANGYTVDKADPFARLAERPPATGSRIWQGGHTWGDGDWMARRAERNALDAPMSVYELHVGSWRRQDGQPLTWAQLAPRLVEHLTRLGFTHVELMPITEHPFYGSWGYQTTGYFAPSARYGTPADFMAFVDALHQAGIGVILDWVPSHFPTDEFGLQYFDGTHLFEHADPRQGFHPEWNSSIFNLGRGEVSSFLLSSALYWLGEYHLDGLRVDAVASMLYLDYARKHGEWIPNVHGGRENLEAIQFLRRLNEAVYREHPDVVTIAEESTAWPMVSRPTTMGGLGFGMKWNMGWMHDTLAYFKEDPIHRRWHHHQLTFSLVYAFSENFVLPLSHDEVVYGKGSLIGRMPGDDWQKFANLRALLGWMWTHPGKKLLFMGGEFAQWREWNHDTELDWHLLEQPRHRGVERWVADLNRLLREEPSLHERDVFPDGFQWLLADHTEHSVFAFLRRPCEGEGTPLVVAFNLTPMPRERVLLGVPARGRWTEALNSDADVYGGSGLGNPGGVDSRPLPAQGQLHSVRVTLPPLGMIVLRHQPTF from the coding sequence ATGAACGCAGGCCAACGCATGTTCGGAGAACTGGACCGGCACCTCTTCCGTGAGGGCACCCACGCGCGGCTGTACCGCCACCTCGGCGCGCACCCCGTCGCCGACGGCGAGGGCGTGGACTTCGCCGTCTGGGCTCCCGCCGCCAGCGCGGTGTCGGTGGTCGGCGACTGGAACGGCTGGAACCCGCAGGCCGACCCGCTGACGTCGGCCGGCGACGGCAGCGGCATCTGGCACGGCCGCATCGGCATCGCCCGGCCGGGCCAGGTCTACAAGTACCGCATCGTCGGCGCCAACGGCTACACGGTGGACAAGGCCGACCCCTTCGCCCGCCTGGCCGAGCGGCCCCCGGCCACCGGCTCGCGCATCTGGCAGGGCGGCCACACCTGGGGCGACGGCGACTGGATGGCCCGGCGTGCCGAGCGCAACGCGCTGGACGCGCCGATGTCGGTGTACGAGCTGCACGTCGGCTCCTGGCGCCGGCAGGACGGCCAGCCGCTGACCTGGGCCCAGCTCGCCCCCCGGCTGGTCGAGCACCTGACGCGGCTGGGCTTCACGCACGTGGAGCTGATGCCGATCACCGAGCACCCCTTCTACGGCTCCTGGGGCTACCAGACGACGGGTTACTTCGCGCCCAGCGCGCGCTATGGCACGCCGGCGGACTTCATGGCCTTCGTCGACGCGCTGCACCAGGCGGGCATCGGCGTCATCCTCGACTGGGTGCCCTCGCATTTCCCGACCGACGAGTTCGGGCTGCAGTATTTCGACGGCACCCACCTGTTCGAGCACGCCGACCCGCGGCAGGGCTTCCACCCGGAGTGGAACTCCAGCATCTTCAACCTCGGCCGCGGCGAGGTGTCGAGCTTCCTGCTGTCGTCGGCGCTGTACTGGCTGGGCGAGTACCACCTCGACGGGCTGCGGGTGGACGCGGTGGCGTCCATGCTCTACCTCGACTACGCGCGCAAGCACGGCGAGTGGATTCCCAACGTGCACGGCGGGCGCGAGAACCTGGAGGCCATCCAGTTCCTTCGCCGGCTGAACGAGGCGGTCTACCGCGAGCACCCCGACGTGGTCACCATCGCCGAGGAATCGACCGCCTGGCCGATGGTGTCGCGGCCGACCACCATGGGCGGCCTCGGCTTCGGCATGAAGTGGAACATGGGCTGGATGCACGACACCCTGGCCTACTTCAAGGAAGACCCGATCCACCGGCGCTGGCACCACCACCAGCTCACTTTCTCGCTGGTCTACGCCTTCAGCGAGAACTTCGTGCTGCCGCTGTCGCACGACGAGGTGGTCTACGGCAAGGGCTCGCTTATCGGCCGCATGCCGGGCGACGACTGGCAGAAGTTCGCCAACCTGCGCGCGCTGCTGGGCTGGATGTGGACGCACCCCGGCAAGAAGCTGCTGTTCATGGGCGGCGAGTTCGCGCAGTGGCGCGAATGGAACCACGACACCGAGCTCGACTGGCACCTGCTGGAGCAGCCGCGCCACCGCGGCGTCGAACGCTGGGTGGCCGACCTGAACCGGCTGCTGCGCGAGGAGCCGTCGCTGCACGAGCGGGACGTCTTCCCCGACGGCTTCCAGTGGCTGCTGGCCGACCACACCGAGCACAGCGTCTTCGCCTTCCTGCGCCGGCCGTGCGAGGGCGAGGGCACGCCGCTGGTGGTGGCCTTCAACCTCACCCCGATGCCGCGGGAGCGCGTGCTGCTGGGCGTGCCGGCGCGCGGCCGCTGGACCGAGGCGCTGAACAGCGACGCCGACGTCTACGGCGGCAGCGGCCTGGGCAACCCCGGCGGCGTCGACAGCCGTCCGCTGCCGGCGCAGGGCCAGCTGCACTCGGTGCGGGTCACGCTGCCGCCGCTGGGCATGATCGTGCTGAGGCACCAACCCACCTTCTGA